The Gloeobacter morelensis MG652769 genome contains the following window.
GGGAAAAAATCGTTTCCGATTCACGCGCCAGGGCGAACCCGTCCTCCTTGCGCTCCCAGAGTTGCCAGGGCTCCGGGAAGCGGTGAAACAGCACTACGGGCCGATAGCGAAAAGCCTGCAGGAAATAAGCGACCTCGACGGTGCTGCGAAAGGCGTTGCGCGTCGATTCTTTGCCCCGGCCAACGCCGGTGAGACCCGGACCCTCGGGCCAGTTGTTGACCATCAGCAGCACTTTGTCCCCGGCCCTGGCCCGCTCGGCGTAGATCTGCACTTCGTCGACGTCGATCGAACTGGCGTCCATCAACACCAGCGACCGCCAACTGTTGCCGATAAATTCGCGCTCGCTGATATTGAGCAATTTGTAGGGGGTCTCCCCCCAGAGCGTGTAGGCATAATCGGCGATCCCCGTGCCTGAGACGGCCAAAACCGGCTGGGGTAAGACATCGAGCAGGGGCCGGGTGATTGCGGTAGCCGACTTGCGGGCGGTCTGGATTTCGACTTGCAAGCGGGTGCGCCCGGCTTCGAGGGCATTGCGCACCGAGCGCTGGGCCTGCAGGAGAGCTTGTTCGAACGTTTCGGGTAGAGGACAGGTCATCGCGATGCGCCAGAGTCACTGAGCCATTGTGCCATCGCCAACCGAGGTGCCGTCTACGGTGCGTCCGGGTCCACGCCCAGCCGCCGTAGCTTTTTAGCCGGCGCCTCGGCGCGCTGCCGCTCGGCGTGGACTTGTTGCTCGGCAAGTTCGGCCCGCCCTTCGGCAAGCGAGGCTTGCTCCCAGCCGCTCGGCAGCAAACGCCCATTCGCCTCCCACCAGCGCAACCAGGGCAGCTCCACATCCAGATAACTTCCCTGCCAGATCCCCAACTCCACGCCCATCAGCGCAATCGGAAAGTGGCCGCGCGGGTTGGGCGGCAATTGCCGGTAGCGGCCCGCCACCAATTCGTAGAATTCGACGGCGGCTTTTTGGACCTCGTAGATGCCGTAGTAGGCAGCCGAATCACCCGCTCGTAGATCCAGAACTTGCCCGTGTACGGGGTGACGTCCCTTTCCTCACTGCCGTCACCGGAAGCAAATTCGAGCACAATCAGCGGTGGAATCAGTTCTTGCCACAGCACGTAGGAGCGTCGGTACGGGCCCGGGGGCAACGGTGTCACGTCCGGCACGTAGAACCAGTCGGGAGCCTCCGCTCCCCGCTCCGGCGGCTCGGTGAGCCGCCAGTAGA
Protein-coding sequences here:
- a CDS encoding DUF1995 family protein; this encodes MTCPLPETFEQALLQAQRSVRNALEAGRTRLQVEIQTARKSATAITRPLLDVLPQPVLAVSGTGIADYAYTLWGETPYKLLNISEREFIGNSWRSLVLMDASSIDVDEVQIYAERARAGDKVLLMVNNWPEGPGLTGVGRGKESTRNAFRSTVEVAYFLQAFRYRPVVLFHRFPEPWQLWERKEDGFALARESETIFSPKELAAFNERMAPLQAVERFFKGPSFFDSW